The Epinephelus fuscoguttatus linkage group LG19, E.fuscoguttatus.final_Chr_v1 genome contains the following window.
aataaattataaatacatGGCATACCCTTATAAAAAGGATTACTACAAAATGCCACTTTCACAACTTATGGAATATATCATATAAGCTGTTCAAATAATATTTTGATCTGCTTTTGTGCATTTAAATTGTGATAACAGTCATAGCACTGGCTGCTAAGGATATTTTTCCTATCAGGTTTTATTTACAGCTCAGTCTGCATGGATTAGGTGAACTGGGGGGACCTCCTTCTACTCTGCCTACTGTAAGTAATATTGAAAGGTAGTTTTAATACGTTTACAGGCTCAGTTTTGATGAGACAGTAGACGTCCATGTAATGCCCTCACTCTCCTTAAACCTCCTCAGGTAGGGACCAACCTGACAGACCTgacactgaagaagaagaaggtgacATTAAGAGAGCTGGGAGGCTGCATGGGCCCTATATGGCCGAGTTACTTCAAAGACTGCTCCTCTGtcattgtatgtttttgtataCATGCTGCAACATTTGACAGAGTTAAATGAATTGACTGCTGCAATCACTTGAATAAATGtgtctttctttgtgttttgttataGTTCATGGTGGACTCAGCCAACATTGCTCAAATATCCTCCTCCTGTGTCCAGCTGCTGTCAGTACTTTCTGCTGAGCCTCTGCAAAGTGCCTCTGTGGTTATTCTGTTCAACAAGAGGTGactctcacatacacaccaaTCACTATATTCGCTTGCCATACCTGcaagatgtcagtcagcatgttCAATACAAAAAATATCCGATATCATAATTTTGTCTCTTGTTGAAAGCTGTTACCattgtgtattttcttttttttttttttcttcagtgactTGCCTTGCACTATGAGTCTCGTAGAGATGAAGTCCCTGTTCAGAATGGATGACATCATTGCATCTGCgcctcagccaatcacaacaaTTGAAATCAGTGCCCGCTCTGGACAGGGACTTCAGGAGGTGCTGAGCTGGCTGGAGTCCATCATAGTCAAGTGAACTATTGTATGTTTGTTTCCTATAACGTGATGCTACTCTCACAGGACTTGGGAATCTCACAGGCAAGCCTGTTGCCAAGAGATGTCAGTATCCTCAGTGTGCAAAGACTGTTAACAcacatgtgtttgatgctggaCTCACTGAAAAACTGTTGGTGTATCTTTGGTACCAAATAACAATGGTGACTGACTGTTTGTAAGAGTGAATGAGGTAGGAGATGTTTTAGTGGGATGATGGCAAGATGGAATGATTGTGTGGTTGACCTTTTCACATTTGTTAAATCGACACTACTGTAGGTCTTACCTTCAGTTAACAACTATTTATACTGGTTACTTTTACCAATCAAATTCTGCACACATAAACAGTGAACTACTGAGATTCATGATGATCCTCATGCGCAAGAAGTAGAGGGGGTAGAAAGCAGGGAAGGGGCCATTTTAAGTCGCAGGACACTTTACTGTGTTTGAAATGATACAAAGATGGtctcttgtttcattttaaaataaaataagcccTTGAACATCAGTTTAAAGACAAGTGGGAGGAATACGTTAGAAGAGCTTGGCTCGTCAAGAGTCATTACTGTAGGTGATTCAGCAGTGGTTATGAGTCACTACCACCAGGGGGCATAAAATACAAATTCTATGACGGATACTGGGTGTGTGCATGAGTTGTAATGATTTCATGTCCCTGATATGTATTGATTTCAGGAAATGagaacatacaaaaaaataaaaccaactgAAGAATGAAACAGTGTTCCAATTATACCCTTATATTTGATGAGAGTCAGTGGTTCACAAGCAATGAATAAAACTCATGATTCATACATTTTCTAATGTTGCCTTGCTTATAGTAGATTCTGAAGCACTTCCAGTTCTCCCAAACTATCATTTCATTCAGTTAATCCCAGCAGTTCATTGCACTAATGGTAAAATCATGTAGACACTGATGTTCCTCATCAGTTCTGGTTCAACAGAAGCTCCACAAAGTTAACTTGAGTTGATGCACCATCATTTCAAGAATCGGAAAGGTCTCTAACTcttgtctctttacagaaatctattttttatatttgtatatgaCAGCAGCAGTAGCCAGCTAAGCcgaacacacaaacagctgagtGAGCAGGAGGCTTGTTGACTACTTAAAAAGCCGTAATACATTCGCCTGATAATTGTGGCTGAGTGAAGTGATGACAAAATATTATCAAACTGTgcttttgtgtatgtgttttttttctgaattcaGTTTGCAGTAGGTTATGGCCTTAAAGGAGGTTTACATGACACTAATGGTTTCTGATACAAAGGCGTTATCACTTTTATATCGTGTTACTGCATATATGATAAGAGGACAGTGTTGCAGTGAGGAGCAGAACCAGCTTGCATCAATCTAAGGGTTACTGTTTTAtaacacaatataaaaacaactaAGAATAGGGTTTCCATACAAGTCCATGGGACTGACGTTCAGTCTGCAGTTAAGAGTTATATTTCAAGAGCATAACCTAATGGCAttcccctttttttttcctataaGACATCTTCTCCAGTTTAGTTGGTCCTCACAAGAAAGGGTTCTGACTGCTCTGTGCAGCCTGTGATCCCTCAGTGCTGGCTGATGAGAAGGGTAACAAGGGCTCAGGGAGGGCCACCGGCAGGCCCAGACCGGGCTGGGTGGGGTGAGTGAGTGACGAGGGGAGGCTGGCAGGCTGGTGGCTCGTAGGCAGGGGCAAGGAGGCACTGTATGGAAGAGAAGTGCCCTGGGGAGCTGAAGAGATGGAGCCGGAGCCCATTTGATTCAGAGTCAGTTTGGGCTGCTCAGCTTGGAATGGATTGTTGGGTGAAGGAGCACTTAGGCCTAGACaggaagacacaaaaaaacccaacaagtTATTGAAATCCAATTTATCAACACAGCTGATTTAAGTTAGGAGATTCAACTCGTCTTTCCCTCTGGGTGTTGCATCTACAGCCAACAAAACAAATACCTGACAAGAAGGGGTTCAAGGTCTTGGGTGGAGGATTGGCTGGGATCAAGCTGTCCAGGTTTACCAAGGAAGCCGCTGTGGGGCCAAGGAAGGCCTCAGGTGTCCGGCATTTACGTGGGCTGGGGGCGGCCAGGCTTTCTCCGAGACGTGACATGTCAAATAGCTCAGGGCTGCCCTCCCTTCCCCCATTCAAATTCACCTGACCTCCATCCATGGCTTCATCGAACAGATCCCCATCTGACagcaggagaaaaaaacaagttctGACATTGCAAGTGTGTGGGGATGCACAGGATGAtaatgactatgtttacatgcacaaaatattccaattTTGCCCTTATTCTAAAAAGAGACAATATTCCTaataagctgtttacatggctaatgaaaatgaattttcTATTAATATTCCCATTTACACGCATCCCTGCATACTGTGATTAACATGCCCTCATAAGACTTTTCCATCAGTGGCAGAGTTGTTCAACCGtacaaacacagcctccctctttcattccttcaaccacctttttgaaaatgtcaaTGATGTGATATTTCTGCATACCAAAATACCTGTTAATATCTAAGTCTTACATAACGTTTAAAAATAGGTGTGTTTTCTTCTGACCAGAATTGAtcgcttttcttttgggcatgcatctctaccctaCAGCTTTGTAAACTGTTGGCTAGCTGGTTTGTGTACAATGCATCCATGTcaatgcacagagctgactgCAAACAGACAAGAGGCCACATGCTGCAAACTGCGATTAAAACCCCAGCTGAGATTCATATtctgaatgtgctgtatacGTGTTCAAGGAATGCTCCCGAAACCTGAATAATACCAGGATATTCCACGTCTTAGTTTGAAAATGCTTCATTCAAAAAAGGCCGTTATATGACCCTTATCAAATTCAGACAATTGTCATATTCAAAATAAGAGTGGAATATTCGTGTGCATGTCAACATAGTCAGTGAAAACAATTAAATGTATTCTTTACCTGAGGGGCTTCCAGTGCGAGGAGAAGATTCCCTGACAGCTCCCTTGAGTGCTGAGAATGGATCGACCCCTGAAGAGGctataaaaataccaaaatacatTATgggtttattattttaaatatgttatttCAAATATCTATGTGGTGTCTGCTATGTCTCTTTGGCTGAGCTGTTTGAGTGCAGGTATCACCTGTGCTGGCCGCAAAGCCCCATTCTCGGCCTGTGGCGTTGATGTTGTTCGACGGGCCATCCCAGGGGTCAGCTGGAGGCTCCCACGGTGGTGGAGGGCTATTGGAAGGTGGTGGTGCCATCCAGGGAGGATCTGCTCTTGAGGGGTTGGTGCTGCCTTCTTTAGTAACAGAGAGGTGAATTAAAGAGAGAGGCCTGAAATGAATCACTGCAAATGCTTCTGTCCTCAAAGGACAAATATGTAGGTGTAATTAACTAAATATTTCAAACATGATCATGCCATGGTAAGATAACTGAAGGCTCACCCAGGGAGTCCCAAGGGTCTGTGCCCCCCGGGAGAGCAGCTGCCTGGTGCGCGGCATTGTTCCAATGGTGGCCGCTAGGAGGCGGATCTGATGGGACTGCAAATACGTCTACAAGGTCCATGAAGGCAGTCTGACCACAAAGACAAGAAAATATTTGCTTCAGTTCAGCTCTCTATtccttaaagctacagttgggaacgtgtttaaaaataactttttgccATATTTGCTGAAAGTGTCACTATTTCCACACAGTAGTACATGTAACAGATGGTCTGTGAAAAAATCATGTTGCTCCTCCTCCACGTACTGCTTCTTTATTTGtggcacaatttttttttcgaCACAACTTGCAGGTACTCATTAACCAATGACTGCTGTCAATATCACAACACATGTAGATATCagggcaaaaacaaacaggtaaATGAACAAAACggcataacaacaaaaaaaatatttaacaaaaactGTCTGACCTTCTCTTAATGACATCATACCTCACATAACACAGGTCTACTGttatgacaaaaacagtaacagacTTAAGGATGTAAAACAACATATATACCTGCACCTCCTCGTACTGTTTCTAATGGCATATGCAAGAATCCACCGCCCCTGAATGaagacaaccaatcagagcagaggagtctccaacacagctgtcaatcatgccaatcactgcttgtgaactgcggtcaaactaggcagcactgaccAAATATAAATTGAGATTCagtcactgcattgcctatttctcacctcaaatgttttcaaaactgtattttagtgtactgtttagctgtaaagaCAGAACGTTTGTGACCCAGCAGGTGGGCATTGCTTGTTTTTCTGCTTGACTGTTTCCAAAATGGTGGCTGGGTCTCATATTCAGCTCAACGGTACACTAAAATACGTTTCTAAAGAAGCAATTGAGGCCAGAAATAGGCGATGCAGTTACAGGATCTTGATTTGTATGTGATCAGCGCTGCGTGttacagtttgaccgcagttcatgagcagtgattgacagcttcTTCGGAGACTCCTCCTATCTGAACGGTGGTTTTTCGTCAGCCGCGGTAGATGACTGCAAaagccattagaagcactacaaagagaaggagggatgtgattgttttcacagattatctgtctcacgTACTGTGTGgctaatatattttttaaataaaagttaccaactacagctttaatagCAAAGTGATTGCTGGAATTAATTATTTATGAATTTTATTAAAAGAACACTTCTGagattttcagtgtttatttaGTGGTTGAGATTTAAAACCTGATCTGACTGGATAATCCTGCCCATCATTACCATAAAGCATTGTAATTTAGATTTCAGTCCTTGGTTTATAAGTACATGTTCTCAAAGCATGAGGAAAAACCAAAGTAAACCACAATGTACGGTCACATTTCATCACCCCCCAGTGAGATATTCCATACCCCAATATTTCATACCCCGCCTTTAGTCTCCATCTCACGTTTGCTTTCCTCCAGAGCTTTCTTGAGCAATGTCTCGTCTCCTTGGCGACTGAGTTGCTCCTGCCAACAGATACAAACACATGGTCACCTTTGGGCATGACGGCTTCCGGCAAAATTCACATATTGTCTCGTCATACTATATTTATGACTCAGCGACTGCTCACAAGCACAAAAGCCAGCTTGTATTCTTCCTGGGCAGTGTATGACCCAGTGATAGATGAGTGCAGTGCGCACACACTAGAAAATTCTGTGgtcaaagagaggagagagcagagcatCACGGCAGCTCTTTTGTGGCTTAGTGAGAAGGCAAAGACAAAGAGagtgagacaggaagagagaggtGGGGTAAAAAGGTTGCCAGAGATAATACAACAGAGTGACAGATATAAAacttaaaagaaagaaaaggaaacgaAGCAAGGGTGTGAAAATAAGTTTAACATTTTATAGTGGAAGAttattgtccaaaaaaaagagagaaaaacctAGAGGATGGTTCCCTAAAGGCAGGAACACACTACGTTATTGAAATCCACGCAGCTCCAGAACAAAAAGTCCCCCAACCCCCACCCCTGGTGACCACCAAGAACCCTACCTGCTGGTGCTCCTCTTTACTCAAGCTCAGGGCTAACTGGAGCTGGGCGTCCTCATCCATCTCCAATGCAGGAGGTGCAGGTGGGGCAGGCTGTGAGGGAGGTAGCCAGAGAGGAAATTTCAATCAGTATTCAGCCtacaaaactgtaaaatatgCCTGGACAAACTGGCAGCACATTGCATGCACTTCTACAGGTGTCCCAGGGAGAGTAAAGGGGTCAAACCCTTTGCCCTTCCTCGACACTGCTCAAGAAGAGTGTCTGACGTGAGTATCTGCTTAAGTAAGAGGAGAGATTTAATAGTTAGTGGAGCTGAAGGATGAAGCGTCGTTGGATTAGTCGCTGGAAAAAGTTAAATGTCCTTTTCATGTACAGGGAGGAGAGTGAGCAGTACATGCAGCTGTTCCTCAGAAGGGCCCGGACCAAGCCGTGAGGTTGGTTTCAGTGTGCAGAGCAACAAGAGATGTGCTACAGGGCAAAGGATGCAAAGGAAGAGTCATCCCTGGTCCCAGCATACTAATACCTTCTTAGTGTCCTCCTTGCTGAGAGTCATAGCGATCTGGAGCTGGGTCTGTTCATCAATATCCAATGTGGGAGGTGACTAGGGTCAAGCAGGAAGGATTAGAAGGAAGACTAATCAAAGGGAAAGGTAAAAGCTTGATTTTGCTTAAGTGATTCTTAAAGAAGAATAATGTTTTAAGGTAATTTAGAAGAGAGGAGTATCACAGAAAGTGCTGTGTACTGCAGTATATTCCCACAGTGGCCGTCACAGAGGGCAACGGCTGTCCTTGCCATTGAGACTAGGATGGGCTGTGGACGCTTAGGAGTGGATCAATACACACATCCTGTCTGGCTTCTCACTCTTTCACTCGCAGCTTCCTCATTCTTCAGCATGGCTCCCACTGATTCACCAGAGACAGAGTTGATGAAATCACTTTCTGTTAAAGGTTCTGGGAAATGGTGGCCTCGTAGAGACAGGGAGTGGGAGTGCTTCATCGCCACGACGGATAATTTCCAAGCATGTGTGTATGGGAGATATTTAATGTTTCACTTCAGCATTACAACATTAACATGTCAGCAGGGCGGCCGAGAAGCCTCTTTCTGTCAGGCGCATGAGCTGTCGGGATgagagttttgtgtgtgtgctcagtgtgtgtgctcagtgtgtgtgtgtgtgtgtgtgtgtgttgtcttagTTAGAGGTACCTTTTCACTTTCTTCTCGGCTCATAGCCAgggccagctgcagctgcagctcctcttctcCACTGGTCGCGGGCCGAGCTTGCTCCAGGTCTGGAGCAAGtcgaggagaggaagaggaggctaCAGGGACAGAGGAAGAACACAGGGGATTGGGTGTTAAGCAAGGAATGGGGAGCAGAGGGGTGTagacaaaaacattaacagatggaaataaacgggaaacaaagaaagaaacactTTAGGCTGATTTTTAAGGCCAGAAAAGAGCTGGCACTGTTTATgcatgttaattttttttccactgcccGTTGTTTAGGGCCTTTGCTGGCATCGCTTGCCACGGCCTGCCTAACTCTGCCTGCACTGAGAACAATGGAGCGCCTGTGTGGAGAGTTAGGGTGGTGGAGGGGCAGAGGAATGGACGGGTTGGAGTGGGGCCCACCTTATTACCCTGAATCCTCTGGGTGGGTTCCAAAACTTAGGTCCAGGTTTGGAGGAGGGGATGGGGCAGGGAGGGGGCTGGCAGGATACCAGTCTGGGTGTCAGGCTGTGGGTCACGGGGCTAAAAGAGGGCAGCAGGCCACACGTTGGCAAAGTCAGGTCTCAGAAACTAATCATTTCCACTGTGCTGCCCCTCAATATCCCCCGTCTGAGCTGGAATGCGTGCTGCCAATTAGCTGCTGCCAACCTCTTGACCCCCACCCACGCCATCCGTCAGCATTTCATCTACCCCTCCATCCACCACCATCCTTTTGATCTTTAAAATCACATGGAGCAGAGtgagaaaattgcaaaaataaaactgacaaatGATTTCAGTTTCTCGCTATGATTCTCAGAGTGTGAAATTGTTATGGCTAACCAGCATGAAAGCCTCTCTCTGTTTGATAAACTGAGGATTTAAACTCAGCACTTTGTGGTATTATCACATCTATATGTTTTCCCTGCACATTACAAACCATGCTCCCATTGTACCATCACTAAACCGCAGACTCAGGCTCGGAGGTGGTAACGGTTTCGGCCACATGTTTCCGCTGGCACACATTCTAGCCCAGACAAATATGCAAGGAACGCGCATCAAGTGGAAAATGAATCGGAGAAAAAGGACTTTTTGAGGGATTTGAGGAAATAAAGCAGATACCCATCTGTGGGCATGTCTCTATTTACACCATGAAACCAGCCACAGACATCAAAGTTACCGGTGCCTTCATGAAACCACAGCTCTGCTACTGACTAACTCCTTCTAATGAACACCATACACCACACAGACCACACAAATGCCAAAGTATATGGCACACACCAGACATACCACATTTACAAATGCTACACACAGCTACTTAATGCTTTTCCACGGTATGTTTGAGCTGATAGGTCAATGATTTCCTAAccctgacacactgacagagggATCAGTTAGGTGTCATGTTGTCTAGACACCACACCAACATCTCCGTAGTCGCGTAACAGCTCATAGGATCAGCAAGTAAACACGGTATCCAGTTGTGGTTTAACGTTAAATTGAAACAAGCACAAACAGGGCCTCCTCTCTTTTGTAAATCCAGTTTAGCTGACGTGACTGTCAGCAAGAGAATGAAAGGAATGCAGATGTCCATCCGTCAGTGGAGAGTAAAACTGAAACACCTGAGGACACGAGGAGCATTAATACTCATCAAAGCTTAAATGTTGCAAGGTGCTGCTGGTATTAAAATAGCATCGACTTTAATGAGAAATCACAGGTAGGAGCTGATTGATGTACACACCTCAAACACTGGGCAGAGAGGAAATATATAGCTGACAGCATCTCTATAAATCGCCATTTTCAAATGGAAAAACATAGGTGAGGAATGCAGTTATTCTGCTGCATCATCCATAAGATCATACCTTAATTTATCTAATCATGACCTGTCATGTGTGCATTCCTACCACGTGAAAGGTCACATGCCAGAGAAAATATTCAGGTGTCGCTCAGGTATTTGTGAAGATATCCCTGCTACTCACAGTGAAAGGAGGATGGTGAGCCTCTGCACCGACCGGACTCATCCCCATGGGCACCCGCCGAAGTGGGCTGGCTTGTGCGACGCCCTGGGTACGGAGGAGGCAGCGATCCAGAGCCTAACCCACTGCTCGCCATGCGCGTCTTGGTTTTCAGTGCCTGGCTCCTCTCCTTCTTCAGCTTTTCCTCATCCCTCAGCAGAGCCACCAGATGCTTGGCCTTCTCCCGGACGTTGACACCCTGGTCACGTCCGTCTCGGTCTATGTACTGGAAGTCTCTCAGTGTCTGGATGGTGTAAATGTTCTCCCGGCACTCCGTGGCCACACGTTCGGAGCCTGTTTTGATCAGGTAGTCCAGCAGGGTCAGTGCCTTATAAACATGGCGCCAGTTTTTACCATGGTCGTTGAGCCGCTTCCAGATCATCCCCATAACCTCCGTGAATGCCACGACATTGAAGGTCAGGTCTGCAATTTCAGACATGAGCGAGCTGGGAGGGCCCCAGGGGTCGTTGGAGGTTGCCTCTCGGACCTTGATCTCGGCCTCTGTGTAGTTGTTGACCATGTTTTTCATCTGGCGGCGCAGCGATGAGGTCTGCATGATGGCGGTGGTGGTTCACAGGTAGCAAAAGACAGTCTAACAGCAGGCCAGCCCACTGTGTTGCCTCAGGCGAGGTGGCTCGTTAGAGATCAGTTCAGTGGAAAAATGCAATGAAGTCGACCTCCTGTTGGGAACTTCAGTGACGTCCACAAGTGTGTTCCTGCTGGAAAGGAAATCAGATTCACAGAAAGCCATATATGTTAACATTATTGTTCTTACATCAGATATTCACAGATGACACACCACCATCTTCACGCTGCTACAAACAGGACTGGTGACCACAGCTGAACtctcacacattttttttactcagtaATTGTGTTTGGAAGGAGAAAGAAACAACTCAGCACCTCCCAGCAATATGAAACACAACACCTGAGCTCAGTTTCTCCTGAAACAACTTGCAGAGATCTGTGTGAGTGCACACAGTGCAGTGCTCCTGTGTAAACAATGACCACCTTGACAGCTATTTCCTAAATTCAattttcagaaatatttttatttctttccctGAAAATCAAATATTAGTTTCAGACTGAGGGACTGCAAACCCAACCTAGGGTAGAAATCTGTGTTTTATCTTGGAGTGAAACTGGGAGGGGGGCGGGGGAGCTCCACCTCCCGTGTTTTTGTGACCTGATTACATCACCGCAGCAGCAGAGGGCCTTCAAAGCATCTGAAGACTCACAAAACTGTAACTcccacacagatacacacacagtagtcGACCAGAATCACTAATACGTTgctatttttaaagattttacatTAATAATCAAGACAATATTAGTGCACGGTGCAGTACCTATCACTTTGGCCTGGATGTTGGACTGCTTTTCCAGTGAGTCACTTGAACTGATAACTTTCCACTCCCAGACCTGCCTCGCCTATTTAACTAAGAGCTGAGATGCATGAACACGCAGGATCAATCCCCCTCACTTAAGAGTCAAGCACTGTGTCATGAGTTAGCATTTCCAAAATATTAAAAGGGGGCATGGAATGAGAGATGGGCTTTAAAATATATCGATATCTAACccttgagtgggtggaacactGAATATGACAAAACTGATTTATTACATTGAAACTATAATAAAGaaagcaaactaaaaacatTATAGTGTTATACAGGCTGTGGGGATACTATGAATAAAAGGGGACAGCACTACATTGGGCCGCGACATCAGTCATACTGTGAGAGAGCTCCCAGAGCTGTAAATAGATGGTGAAGTGGTTGTAAGAGACAAAATGCTTGTGGCTCAGCTGACCACAGGTTAAATCTCAAGTGGTGACCAACCCGAGCCATTCAGTCCCATTAACTCCCAATCCGTACACTGTGTGAGGAAAAACTGGATAGTCGGTTAAAAAGAGCCCTTCCTGTAAATGCAAGTTGGTTAAGCAGAGGTTTTAATGCTGCCAATCACAGAGAGAGGAGTGCTGTAACAAGAGAGATCAGAGTGGCAATTAAACCGTCCTTCTGGCCAGCTTTCTAATCTAATCTGAATGCCTCCACTGCTGTTGTACTCACAACCATAATGAAGATAAATTCATTTTGCGACATATCTGACAAATTACTATCACATACGTCAGACTGATAGTAGGGTTGGTGGGAAAGGCGGCACCAGCTGCCCATCACCATCACTACACACAGAAATGTTGGGCTGGGCGATACATCGTCATGATATTCAGTGGCGCCTCCAACGGTGGGGGCCAGAGGGTTCATGtcccctgccccccccccctttgTAGGCACTCTGGCAAGGATGACTGAAGGCTGATAATACTGTCCTTTACGAGAGGCTGTGGCACACTTATCTTTTAAACTAGTCTAAAggtagtggtatcttgtgaGACTTGTCAtcctaatgttgtgttcacacccgGTGCGAATAAAACAATTCATGCGTGAGAATTACATgtaagtcaatgtaaagactcAATTAGACATGAATTCCCACCAGGCGGCGAGATGGGCGCAACATGAATGATGCGAAATACGCAAATTAAGCAAGTTTTCGCGTCATACCCTTATTTGTTACAGTTGGAAAATCGGAACTCCAGCAACCAATTCATGCcgcgatagccaatcagcattgagatcctccaggGATGTATGACGCCAGGGACGTACCAGCAGGAATTA
Protein-coding sequences here:
- the arl16 gene encoding ADP-ribosylation factor-like protein 16 is translated as MSGSEICLLLGATGVGKTLLLKRLQNILYTRLNVSNYNLFYLQLSLHGLGELGGPPSTLPTVGTNLTDLTLKKKKVTLRELGGCMGPIWPSYFKDCSSVIFMVDSANIAQISSSCVQLLSVLSAEPLQSASVVILFNKSDLPCTMSLVEMKSLFRMDDIIASAPQPITTIEISARSGQGLQEVLSWLESIIVK
- the epn3a gene encoding epsin-3 isoform X3, translated to MQTSSLRRQMKNMVNNYTEAEIKVREATSNDPWGPPSSLMSEIADLTFNVVAFTEVMGMIWKRLNDHGKNWRHVYKALTLLDYLIKTGSERVATECRENIYTIQTLRDFQYIDRDGRDQGVNVREKAKHLVALLRDEEKLKKERSQALKTKTRMASSGLGSGSLPPPYPGRRTSQPTSAGAHGDESGRCRGSPSSFHSSSSSPRLAPDLEQARPATSGEEELQLQLALAMSREESEKPAPPAPPALEMDEDAQLQLALSLSKEEHQQEQLSRQGDETLLKKALEESKREMETKGGTAFMDLVDVFAVPSDPPPSGHHWNNAAHQAAALPGGTDPWDSLEGSTNPSRADPPWMAPPPSNSPPPPWEPPADPWDGPSNNINATGREWGFAASTASSGVDPFSALKGAVRESSPRTGSPSDGDLFDEAMDGGQVNLNGGREGSPELFDMSRLGESLAAPSPRKCRTPEAFLGPTAASLVNLDSLIPANPPPKTLNPFLSGLSAPSPNNPFQAEQPKLTLNQMGSGSISSAPQGTSLPYSASLPLPTSHQPASLPSSLTHPTQPGLGLPVALPEPLLPFSSASTEGSQAAQSSQNPFL
- the epn3a gene encoding epsin-3 isoform X2 produces the protein MQTSSLRRQMKNMVNNYTEAEIKVREATSNDPWGPPSSLMSEIADLTFNVVAFTEVMGMIWKRLNDHGKNWRHVYKALTLLDYLIKTGSERVATECRENIYTIQTLRDFQYIDRDGRDQGVNVREKAKHLVALLRDEEKLKKERSQALKTKTRMASSGLGSGSLPPPYPGRRTSQPTSAGAHGDESGRCRGSPSSFHSSSSSPRLAPDLEQARPATSGEEELQLQLALAMSREESEKSPPTLDIDEQTQLQIAMTLSKEDTKKPAPPAPPALEMDEDAQLQLALSLSKEEHQQEQLSRQGDETLLKKALEESKREMETKGGTAFMDLVDVFAVPSDPPPSGHHWNNAAHQAAALPGGTDPWDSLGSTNPSRADPPWMAPPPSNSPPPPWEPPADPWDGPSNNINATGREWGFAASTASSGVDPFSALKGAVRESSPRTGSPSDGDLFDEAMDGGQVNLNGGREGSPELFDMSRLGESLAAPSPRKCRTPEAFLGPTAASLVNLDSLIPANPPPKTLNPFLSGLSAPSPNNPFQAEQPKLTLNQMGSGSISSAPQGTSLPYSASLPLPTSHQPASLPSSLTHPTQPGLGLPVALPEPLLPFSSASTEGSQAAQSSQNPFL
- the epn3a gene encoding epsin-3 isoform X1; amino-acid sequence: MQTSSLRRQMKNMVNNYTEAEIKVREATSNDPWGPPSSLMSEIADLTFNVVAFTEVMGMIWKRLNDHGKNWRHVYKALTLLDYLIKTGSERVATECRENIYTIQTLRDFQYIDRDGRDQGVNVREKAKHLVALLRDEEKLKKERSQALKTKTRMASSGLGSGSLPPPYPGRRTSQPTSAGAHGDESGRCRGSPSSFHSSSSSPRLAPDLEQARPATSGEEELQLQLALAMSREESEKSPPTLDIDEQTQLQIAMTLSKEDTKKPAPPAPPALEMDEDAQLQLALSLSKEEHQQEQLSRQGDETLLKKALEESKREMETKGGTAFMDLVDVFAVPSDPPPSGHHWNNAAHQAAALPGGTDPWDSLEGSTNPSRADPPWMAPPPSNSPPPPWEPPADPWDGPSNNINATGREWGFAASTASSGVDPFSALKGAVRESSPRTGSPSDGDLFDEAMDGGQVNLNGGREGSPELFDMSRLGESLAAPSPRKCRTPEAFLGPTAASLVNLDSLIPANPPPKTLNPFLSGLSAPSPNNPFQAEQPKLTLNQMGSGSISSAPQGTSLPYSASLPLPTSHQPASLPSSLTHPTQPGLGLPVALPEPLLPFSSASTEGSQAAQSSQNPFL